One region of Fragaria vesca subsp. vesca linkage group LG4, FraVesHawaii_1.0, whole genome shotgun sequence genomic DNA includes:
- the LOC101300246 gene encoding probable LRR receptor-like serine/threonine-protein kinase At1g05700-like encodes MWQRFKQFFLFVVFGCFALNIQLLVHAQDDQSGFISIDCGLPENSSYTEQTTGIHYISDAGFIDTGESKLVLHDNRESYQQPYLSFRSFPNGTRNCYKISVAKGTKYLIRASFYYGNYDGQNEIPEFDLHLGPNYWDTVRLKDADTTTHKELIHHTLRRNYIHVCLVESNKGIPFISAIELRPLPNETYEVKDYSLALIWRYDTGQNSKQYRYPSDVHDRIWYPFDRDDWVQINTSLTSTTDDNSYQVPSVVMCSAATPENPDDSMNIFWLPSDNNAQYQIYMHFAEVEKLQANESRQLNITFYGNLYYGPFSPDYMSAITIYSVRAWSPTGEYIKFSILKDLNSTLPPILNAYEIYMVKPASQSETNQDDVDAITKIKSAYKITRNWQGDPCSPQNYSWEGLKCSYAGNITRIISLDLSSSGLTGEISLFISNLTMIKTLDLSNNNLRGSIPEFLSQLPELKVLNLEKNNFTGLVPSRLIERRNNGSLQLSLCDNHLSIQVSCKKKKHNIFLVVVPILVIVILLLTIGAVLLGLKKKQNLQFESFWCADTQNSIQSWSLEPEGQRFTYSELVKITNNFASIIGKGGFGRVYHGTLKNHIQVAVKLLTSSSRQGSKEFQNEVKLLMTAHHRNLVSLIGYCDEGDTMALVFEYVANGNLQQHLSDLTLNVLTWKERLQIAVDAARGLDYLHNGCKPPIVHRDLKASNILLNEKLQAKIADFGLSKVLATESATHISTDAKGTFGYLDAEYCNTGQLNKKNDVYSFGIVLLELITGRAAIIRDVEPFPIHICQWVTPIFENMEIEKIVDSRIRGTYNHFSARKAIEIAMACVPSSAIQRPEISSVYVQLKECLEIEMTSEQVTTVTEVHESDDDTNSSSSALVT; translated from the exons ATGTGGCAGAGATTTAAGCAGTTCTTTCTCTTCGTAGTATTCGGTTGTTTTGCTCTTAATATTCAGCTTCTAGTTCATGCTCAGGATGATCAATCAG GCTTCATTAGCATCGACTGTGGCCTACCAGAAAATTCAAGCTACACTGAACAGACAACAGGCATTCATTACATCTCAGACGCGGGATTCATAGACACCGGTGAAAGTAAATTGGTATTGCATGACAACAGAGAGAGCTATCAACAACCTTACTTATCTTTTAGGAGTTTTCCCAACGGAACCAGAAACTGCTACAAGATAAGTGTGGCAAAGGGCACCAAATATTTGATCAGAGCAAGTTTCTACTATGGGAATTATGATGGTCAAAATGAAATACCAGAATTCGACCTACATCTTGGGCCTAATTACTGGGATACAGTGAGGTTGAAGGATGCGGACACTACAACACACAAGGAGCTTATACATCACACACTACGGCGGAACTACATACATGTTTGTCTGGTGGAGTCAAACAAAGGTATTCCATTTATATCAGCAATAGAGCTAAGGCCTTTACCTAACGAAACTTATGAAGTGAAGGACTACTCCTTGGCACTAATCTGGCGATATGACACTGGTCAAAATTCTAAACAGTACAG GTATCCAAGTGATGTTCATGATCGTATATGGTATCCATTTGACCGTGATGATTGGGTACAAATAAATACCTCGTTAACTAGCACCACCGACGACAATAGCTACCAAGTTCCATCTGTTGTCATGTGTAGTGCTGCAACACCCGAAAATCCAGATGATTCCATGAATATTTTCTGGCTACCTTCTGATAACAATGCACAGTATCAAATTTATATGCACTTTGCAGAAGTAGAAAAGCTCCAAGCAAATGAGTCTAGACAACTCAATATTACTTTCTATGGAAACCTCTATTATGGACCATTTTCTCCTGATTACATGTCGGCCATAACTATTTATAGCGTACGGGCTTGGAGTCCAACAGGAGAATATATAAAGTTTTCAATCTTGAAGGATTTGAACTCTACCCTTCCACCTATCCTCAATGCTTATGAAATTTATATGGTCAAGCCGGCTTCCCAATCAGAGACAAACCAAGACGAC GTTGATGCTATCACAAAAATCAAGTCGGCTTATAAGATTACAAGAAACTGGCAAGGGGATCCATGTTCCCCTCAAAACTACTCTTGGGAAGGCTTGAAGTGTAGCTATGCTGGAAACATCACGAGAATAATATCCTT GGACTTGTCCTCTAGTGGACTGACAGGGGAGATATCTCTTTTTATATCCAATCTCACGATGATAAAAACTTT AGATTTATCGAACAACAACCTAAGAGGATCAATTCCAGAGTTTTTGTCTCAGTTGCCAGAATTGAAAGTTCT AAACTTGGAAAAGAACAACTTCACAGGTTTAGTTCCATCAAGACTCATTGAGAGAAGGAACAACGGTTCACTGCAGCTAAG TTTGTGTGATAATCATCTATCCATACAAGTTTCATGCAAGAAGAAGAAGCACAATATTTTTCTTGTCGTAGTGCCAATTCTCGTAATTGTCATCCTCTTATTGACAATAGGAGCTGTCTTATTGGGCCTTAAAAAGAAACAAAACCTG CAATTCGAATCGTTTTGGTGTGCAGATACCCAGAATTCCATCCAAAGCTGGTCGTTGGAGCCAGAGGGTCAACGCTTTACATACTCAGAACTTGTGAAGATTACTAATAATTTTGCATCAATCATTGGGAAAGGCGGATTCGGAAGAGTCTACCATGGCACTCTGAAGAATCATATTCAAGTCGCTGTGAAGTTACTGACTTCTTCATCAAGGCAAGGCTCGAAAGAATTCCAAAATGAG GTCAAATTATTGATGACGGCTCATCATCGAAACTTGGTTTCTCTCATTGGTTACTGCGACGAAGGTGACACTATGGCACTTGTTTTTGAGTATGTAGCCAACGGAAATCTGCAGCAACATTTATCAG ATCTGACGTTAAACGTTTTGACTTGGAAGGAACGACTTCAAATCGCCGTGGATGCAGCACGAG GGTTGGATTATCTACATAATGGTTGCAAGCCACCTATAGTCCATAGAGATCTGAAGGCTTCCAATATCTTGTTAAATGAAAAGTTGCAAGCCAAGATAGCTGATTTTGGTCTTTCTAAAGTTCTTGCAACTGAAAGTGCCACTCATATATCAACTGATGCCAAAGGAACATTCGGGTACCTTGATGCTGA ATACTGCAATACAGGACAGCTCAACAAAAAGAATGATGTATACAGCTTTGGGATTGTGTTGCTGGAGCTAATAACTGGCAGAGCAGCCATAATAAGAGATGTAGAACCGTTTCCTATTCACATATGTCAATGGGTGACTCCTATATTTGAGAATATGGAAATTGAAAAGATAGTTGATTCAAGAATACGGGGTACCTACAACCATTTTTCTGCTAGGAAAGCTATAGAAATTGCCATGGCATGTGTGCCTTCATCAGCAATCCAAAGGCCAGAAATAAGCTCTGTGTATGTTCAATTGAAGGAATGCTTGGAAATTGAGATGACCTCTGAACAAGTAACAACAGTTACAGAGGTTCATGAGAGCGATGATGATACGAATTCAAGTAGTTCAGCTCTTGTAACTTGA
- the LOC101300533 gene encoding LOW QUALITY PROTEIN: probable LRR receptor-like protein kinase At1g51890-like (The sequence of the model RefSeq protein was modified relative to this genomic sequence to represent the inferred complete CDS: deleted 2 bases in 1 codon; substituted 1 base at 1 genomic stop codon): MSLIFMQLFFAFSLIFLVHAQDQTDQTGFISIDCGIAENVSYTDVNSGIKYISDARFIDTGESKLVWPNQRNNYSQPYWTLRRFPEGIRNCYKIDVTSGMKYLIRASFFYGNYDGDNKLPEFELHIGANLWDTVRFKDASTDKKKELIHTPLRKYIHVCLVDIGSGIPFISAIELRPLPNETYQTQMGSLELVSRYDTGQMDTRRGYRFPFDTFDRVWSRAYNDVEAQLSTPFPVNSSYHNKYNPPSVVMSTATTPRDENDPLNISWLPSNDSNAEYHIYMHFAEVQKLEPNQSRQFNITRNGEHFYGPVTPPYLYTTTISSPKAFGGLQNNFSILKAESSSLPPILNAFEIYKVKEFLERDTDQEDVVAITNIKETYKIRKNWQGDPCSPQAYSWEGLNCSYHAYESLRRITTLNLSSNGLTGEIALSISNLAKIQTLDLSNNNLTGSIPEFLSQLPDLIFINLVNNKLTGSVPVGLIEKRNDGDDTDVKATVQLGSMESTKRKFTYSEILKITNNFERILGKGGFGTVYHGGIDKTQVAIKMLSPSAVQGFQQFHAEVDLLMRVHHKNLTSLAGYCNDNXRTRVGLVYDYMCNGNLQEHLSDSSSNILTWEDRLRIAIDAAQGLEYLHYGCKPPIIHRDIKSTNILLNEYLQAKLSDFGLSKIFPTNDGSHVSTLVAGTPGYLDPEYYLSSRLNEKSDVYSFGIVLLEIITSRPVLSKLQERIHLSQWVGFMLEKGDIFSIVDSRLKDNFHPNSVWKAVEIAMACVSSNAIKRPMMSEVIVELKESLATELARTKQSHETESRVSMEIMANNSIATLTPSVR; encoded by the exons ATGTCATTGATATTCATGCAATTGTTCTTTGCTTTTAGTCTTATATTCCTTGTTCATGCCCAAGATCAAACAGATCAAACAG GCTTCATCAGCATTGATTGTGGCATAGCTGAAAATGTTAGCTACACTGACGTGAATTCAGGCATCAAGTACATTTCAGATGCAAGGTTCATAGACACTGGTGAAAGTAAGTTAGTTTGGCCCAATCAAAGAAATAACTATTCACAGCCATACTGGACTCTTAGGAGATTCCCAGAAGGAATCAGGAACTGCTACAAAATAGATGTCACAAGTGGAATGAAGTATTTGATTCGAGCAAGTTTCTTTTATGGAAATTATGATGGTGATAATAAGCTACCAGAATTCGAACTACATATTGGAGCTAACTTGTGGGATACTGTGAGGTTTAAGGATGCATCAACTGACAAGAAGAAGGAGCTCATACATACCCCCTTGCGGAAGTACATTCATGTTTGTTTGGTGGACATAGGCTCTGGGATTCCTTTTATATCAGCTATAGAGCTAAGGCCTTTACCTAACGAGACTTATCAAACACAAATGGGTTCCTTGGAACTTGTTTCACGATATGACACTGGTCAAATGGATACTCGTAGAGGATACAG GTTTCCATTTGATACTTTTGATCGTGTCTGGTCGCGTGCATATAATGACGTTGAGGCACAATTAAGTACACCATTCCCCGTTAACTCTTCTTATCACAATAAATACAATCCACCGTCCGTTGTCATGAGTACTGCCACCACGCCGAGAGATGAAAATGATCCTTTGAATATTTCTTGGTTGCCTTCTAATGATAGCAATGCAGAATATCATATATACATGCACTTTGCAGAAGTTCAAAAGCTTGAACCCAACCAGTCTAGACAGTTCAACATCACTAGGAATGGAGAGCACTTTTATGGACCAGTTACTCCTCCTTACTTGTACACAACTACTATTTCTAGCCCTAAAGCTTTTGGCGGACTACAAAACAATTTTTCAATCTTGAAGGCTGAGAGCTCTAGTCTTCCACCCATACTCAATGCTTTTGAGATTTATAAGGTGAAAGAATTCCTAGAACGGGATACAGACCAAGAAGATG TTGTTGCAATCACAAACATCAAGGAAACTTATAAAATTAGAAAAAACTGGCAAGGAGATCCATGTTCCCCTCAAGCTTACTCATGGGAAGGTCTAAACTGTAGCTATCATGCTTACGAGTCCCTAAGACGAATTACAACCTT GAACTTGTCCTCGAATGGATTAACAGGGGAGATCGCTCTCTCTATATCGAATCTGGCAAAGATACAAACTCT GGATTTATCAAACAACAACTTAACAGGAAGTATTCCAGAGTTTTTGTCTCAATTACCAGATCTAATTTTCAT AAACTTGGTGAATAACAAGCTTACAGGCTCCGTTCCAGTAGGATTAATTGAGAAAAGGAACGATG GAGATGACACAGATGTGAAAGCCACTGTTCAATTGGGGTCAATGGAATCGACAAAACGAAAATTTACCTACTCTGAGATACTCAAGATTACCAACAATTTTGAAAGGATTCTTGGAAAAGGTGGATTCGGAACTGTTTATCATGGTGGCATAGACAAGACTCAAGTGGCCATCAAGATGCTTTCGCCGTCAGCAGTTCAAGGGTTTCAACAATTTCATGCCGAG GTTGATCTTCTTATGAGGGTTCATCACAAAAACTTGACAAGTCTAGCTGGATACTGTAATGAT AACTAGAGAACTAGAGTAGGCCTTGTCTACGACTACATGTGCAATGGAAACTTACAAGAACATCTTTCAG ATAGCAGTTCAAATATCTTGACTTGGGAAGATCGGTTACGAATAGCAATAGATGCTGCACAAG GACTGGAATATTTGCACTATGGTTGCAAGCCGCCCATAATCCACAGGGATATCAAGTCGACAAATATCTTGCTGAATGAATATCTTCAAGCTAAACTATCAGATTTTGGCCTATCCAAAATTTTTCCAACTAATGATGGCAGTCATGTATCAACTCTTGTTGCTGGCACTCCAGGGTACCTTGATCCCGA ATACTATCTATCAAGTAGGTTAAATGAGAAAAGTGATGTTTATAGCTTCGGGATTGTGCTGTTAGAGATCATCACAAGTCGACCTGTTTTATCAAAACTACAAGAGAGAATTCACCTTAGCCAATGGGTTGGTTTCATGCTCGAGAAAGGAGATATTTTCAGTATTGTTGATTCAAGGTTAAAGGACAATTTCCATCCTAACTCAGTCTGGAAAGCTGTAGAAATAGCTATGGCTTGTGTATCTTCAAATGCCATCAAGAGGCCAATGATGAGTGAAGTGATTGTGGAACTAAAGGAGTCTTTGGCAACAGAACTGGCTCGAACTAAGCAGAGCCATGAAACTGAATCAAGAGTTTCGATGGAGATCATGGCTAACAATTCTATTGCTACGCTAACTCCCTCAGTTAGGTAG